DNA from Solanum stenotomum isolate F172 chromosome 3, ASM1918654v1, whole genome shotgun sequence:
TTGATACTTTTTCTGTCTCAATTATGTTTGACACTAACTTGTGATTCAAAATAAATCACAAATGTTTATACAGTTATACATCATTTTACTAAGGTTAAAATAAGTAtgttaaagttaaattgttactcctgatatctcaatttatgttgcatttttcattttatcaagagtcaaacaatttaaatttgaccAGAAATTTGTGTaagaaatcttcaatttttttgaaatgaaatttatatatttgtatattacgtaaaaagtattataagtcacaataattgataattcaaaatgattaaaagatcaatgaaaaatttacgTTCGAAAAGTGCAACATagaatgagacggagggagtgctaaatatataaatgtgtaattcttttttaaactaactaaaaaaaaataagtcatataaattgggacagggAGAGTATTTAAGTTGGGACTTGGGAGGAGACCGGAGGGGTGAGCCTATACTCCCAAGGTCTTTGAACTTACGCACCAACATAAGTCGGgccaaaatctcaaaatttcttCAATAACTACGCCTCAGTCCAAAATAAATTCGACTCAATCCTAAATAATCAATTGTGGGATATTTCATATTAGGCTATTGGCTATGAATTAACACACAAAATACTGATCCCACTCCAAATATGAAGAGGAACTATTCTGAACGATTACAATTAAAGTTACTAACCatatgataaattatttcaatGTCAAAAAAATGGCAAACACAACCAATTAACTCTGTCTCTATTGCCATGTACCTGGATTTAGGTTCTGCTTATATAAAATGGACTAATACAGATTCAGATTTTACTCTTTGCTACTTGTAAGAACATCTAATTTACAACAAACAAAAGGCAATTCACCTAAAAAGAGTTGAAAGTGACTGTTTGCTAACCGTTCGTTTGCCCTTCTGAGCTGAAGCAAATTTCTTCCCCcgagaattatgattttcaccATCTAACTTCTTGTTTACTTCATCAATACTATGTTCTTGTTGCAAGGAATCATACTTATCTGTGAATTTGTGATCCTTAGTAGCCACATTATTCAtcaaaagattcaaagggttAATGACAGcattctttttctcctttcctGTTGCGTCGCGACAGTGTTGTTGATATTTCACCTCTTCCAGCAGCATCCTTATTTCATCCTTCGGCAACTGAGCATCCTCACCCTTAAATTTCTTCATAGTGACAGTTTCCCTCACTCTATCCAGTTCCTGACTGAGACAATATGTATCATCAATCAAATCTTGCTTCTTGACAGCCAACTCCTCGTAGTGCTCAGCAGCAACAATCTTCTGCTTCTTAGTTACTGCCTCCACCAAATCACTACATCCCTCGTGATTTAACCTTTTCTTCTCAAAAATATCGTGTTGGAGTTGATAATTTTCATTAAGCAAGTTATCATCTGACACAAACTTCAGCTTCATTAGCTTCAAATTTTCAAGGAAATTCTCGTGGGAAGCATCTTCCTTCTGTTGACCATCAACTCCAAGCAGGATATGTTTTCCCTCTTTGATCACTTTAACACCCTGGGTGACTCTAGGAATTATGGTATCAAGGATAACTTTGCCAAGAAGAAACCTTGTCTCACACATATTTCCTTTCCCAAGAGAAACGTAATCTATCCTGTAAACGTCCTTCCTAGTTTTGAGAGACGTAACATCTTTCACTAGAATGTCAAACATTAGCTCGACAGCCCTGCCCATTTTGTTTGATACAAAGACCTGCAAAGCAGACATCTCCATTACAGTCAAGAAAAACtcgttaaaataataataagagcAATTACCATTCTGATAGCCTATTAAACACTTCTCAAGTAGGAGGGCACGAGAATTAAAGTCTACTAGATTTGCTTCTCCGTTTCTCcccattttattttacaacaacatacccagtgtaatcccacaagtgaggtctggggagggtagtgtgtacacaaaccttacccctacaaGGTGGAGAGGTTGCTtccaatagaccctcggctcaagtgaAAGCATTACAAAGCAGttcgaaaaaagaaaacaatggaAGTGAAGAAGTCGAGACAAAATGCTGAATAAAGCATGACAAGCATACTAAAAAAGAACAGTCACTACCACAAAATAACACGATAATTGAATGGAAAAGAAACAGTAAATAGTAACAGAAATGGAACCACAAGAAACTCCTAGAGTAATACTACGACTATTGGTATGAATGACAAAGTGAGACAACTCTCAACTACCTAACTgaccttctaccctaatccgTGTCCGCCATTTATCTtcaaatcaagaaataaaatCATGACCATATGCACAACTAGTATTTACTTTGTGGATAAGCTGAGCTGCTTTCTCAATGAATCTATTAGGGCTGTTTATGATGGAGAGGAAGAGAGGGAGGGAGTTGCATTTATTCCAAGTcctaaatttccaaaaaaagtTAGATGAAAGATACTATGTTGTTTacgaaataaataaaaaccTTTACATTAGGTTCAGAGATACTGGTCCATTTTGTTGCAGGAAACCTGAATCACTAACTTCATAAGTCACAAAATTTACATAGAAACAGGGTTTAACAAGCTCCTTGCGAGTATAATGAGCTAGATTCTACGTTAGGAAATTGCCGATGCATGCCTTTTAATAGTATCTAAGAACGTATTTAATCCTTTTCCGTCCATGGAATGCACTGCAAAAAGGTTTAGAAAGATCTATGTCTTGTTGTATGAAGGAATTAAGTAACTCATAGCAAGTATTACTAAATGTTTGACCTTTCCATAATCACAGATTAAGAAACAGACTTGACGAAAAAATAATAAGTCAACCATATTCAAGCCATTAAAAGTTAATTACTCGTTTATCAATAGAAAATTCCACATAGAATTATCGATCACACATTTTCCCCATATTATTATTGGAAAATGATTAATGCAGCTTCTGCTTTCagataggaatagaaattagtCTATTTAACACTTGGGTAAACAGCATGAACTAAATTTGGATCTTCCACAAAAGTCGATCATTACTCTGAAGAACCATATGGGTGAAAAATAAACTGTACAGTGTACCCAAACAAAGTGAAAAAACAAGACAGACAAACTGTATTGGTGTAAACAACAGTTACATTTAGAAGTCAAAGTATGTTTACCCACCAAACCAGAGCATGGGGCACCTGGGAACTTGGACATTGCTTCCAGGAGGCTGTCCCTGTCGGTTAAAATGTTTATAGATTTTTGGACTTGCACTGCCAGCTGTGCAACTTTTTTTGCAAGTTCATCATCTGAAATGGAGCCTTGAGAATCAGAGAATTCTGGTCCATAAACAGCTGCATCTTCAGAATGCTTTTCTGCAAATTTAACAGCTTCCTTCCAATTTGCGTGATACAATACAGAAGCAAAAGTCAGGATGACAAGCACATGTTGGGGATGTGTGATCAATGCCATATGAAACACCAAGAGTGCAACCCTGTCATGCACATCattgaaaaggaaaattttgTCAATTATCCCAATTCCCAGCTGTAACAAGGAGTTCTCTCAATATTAGTGCAGGTCAATTCATCTAAAGTCTACTGTTGAATTCGTGATAGCAAAGTGGTCTAAGTCAGTAGAATCCACTATTGTGACAGTAGGAAGGTAGACTATGAGCTGCAACATCTGCCGTGAAGTAGAGTTAGAAACATGACTCCAAAGGTTTCATATGCTGAATGCAATGGATCAGCACAATTGAACTATGGAATACGCCAGAGTAAATGTGCTATACAATGAAAGCAccacataaaaaaaacaaatctttaAATGTCTAAATTGGCCCTAATTtgcaatttaaaaaacaaaaaatgaaggaaGCTACGTAGAAGTATTATCTGAGATGCACTAAGAAATTCTAGTAGTGATGATGCTGACTTGGGCTTTTGAAGTCAGGAAGGCAATAAATGCTTCAACTAGCAGTGTCCAGAAATTAAAATGTAAAACGATAGACACAAGAAGATGCTTGTTTACTATTCTTACTGTTGCACGTTGTCCTGACTATGAAAATTCTGTAGTAGATGAAGGCTCGATGGCTTTACTTCAACACTTAACACTGAAATTATATGCCTATTCCTTCGTAAAGGGAGGAGAAGTGCAAGCTCCCAAACCCATAGGAACTATATTTAACATTGCCTTATCATATAAATAACAAATGCATTCATTCGCTAGCCATGTGAAAGCTTAAACAAGACATCTTAAACCAAAAACAACTCACACCACAAAGTAAGAGAGAAGGGTATTAGAAGGTGTCCACAGGATAACAATATATCATTGATTAGGAATGAACACTTGTTTAGTTCAAAGCATAAAAAGATTAGGAATGACCACTTGTTTGGTTCAAAGCATAAAGATAACCAAAAGAGATGACTGCAAGGTCCACCCTTAGCTTAACAACAGCAGGATTTCAGCTAGTCAATCTCAGAAATTCTTCCTATCCAAGTCAGCACTTGACACCAAGCAAAGCATAATAGCTCTGTTATACAGTTGCAAGGTACTATGATAGAAgagatgataaaaaataatggatcTTCCAATTAGACAAGTCCAGAACCACAGAGAAACTTATATATCAAATTACAGCTCTAAAAGCAGCAGTAGATACAATAATATCCAAAAATGAAGACTATCCCTATTAGGGAGAAAGTGTCAGCAAAGAAGAGACAGGGGTATGGAAAGCAAAAGCCTCATGGAGATCAAGAATCCAATAATCAACATATCTGCACCAGAGCTCAGAATAAAAGCAAAAGGAACTCGACTCATATGATAAAGCTACAGCAATGTCACGTCACAGGCACAATATTATATGTCACTAACTATTTGGAAGGGTGAGAAAACAATCAAATGCCAAAATGAGACAAAAAacctcaaaaaaaattcatgtcaTTAGACCAAAtgctttatttgaaaaaaatataatatcaacTCACCACACACTATCATGCGAAGGTTGACCACAGGTGACCAATTGATCCAAGCTGGAAAATAATTTCTGAAGAAAGCCATGACTGATAAATTATATGCTTAAAACACAAGTGAAAGAACCAACAAAATATTACTTTAGAAAATGAATATGCCCACATGCGCATGCAACATACACAGGAAAAGCTAATTAAGGACTTATAAATTTTTTCAGAGTTATAAAATGAGTCGAAGCAATAAAGAGCATACCATCAGCATCACAGAACTTTTACCCAATTGTTTACTAGCCTGTTGAGTAAGGTATGTCCCCTGAAAATGATATACATGCACATCAAGCTATTTCCACAATTCTTAAAAGGTGTACCATTTTGTCAGCAGCCAAAATTAGATGCAGGTCATGCAGCAATATGGACATACATGAAATGGCAACACAATCTCAAGGATATTGTATCTCTGAAGTAAAGAAAGAGAAGGCTCTGCAGCCCCATATGACATCATATAGTTCAGTTCCATCATTATTCTAGGCTGCAAGCACAATAAACAGAGAAATATCAGTGAAAATGGAGCATATGATGTAGAGAACTCCCTTAGGAGAACAGGAACGTTTAGGGCTTCAGGGATGTTCAACAATGAGAAGAAGGGACAAATAACAAAGAGAAAGGCAAACATTGGGGGAAAAGATGAAGAGAATGATTAAGCCAGATAAATAACTTAACCAGAAATCATTGTTTATACATTGGACAAGCTCATGATGGCTGACGAGAGTTCATGCATAGCATCTTCTATCTCCTTTGTAAAGGATAAGTTAAGACGGGCAGCCAATCTCAAGCCACGCAAGATTCTTGCTGAGAAAAAAGAATCCAAGATTAGTTCCATCATATTAACAATTAGGGTTAAATTCATGTTGCCCCCATCTATCCTTGAATTCAACATTGCCATCCCCTTTCTACTTTTACTTACTCTTAAAGCGTTCTAACTCTACGTTGTGCCAAATTGATTGGCAGCAAAACGCCGAAAATCCTTTTGTTCTTTGCTAACAAAGAGAATTTCCCTAAATCTTAAAACCTCATGTTACCCCATGTTTACACCTTGTGTGTTAGGGTTTACCCTGAATTTCCACCATATTTGATTTTCTACCATAACTAGAATTACCTTTCTTGGTGGAAAAAGTTTCCTTGTTGGAAAAGATCTGTGCCATATTTAGGTTATTCCTTTCTTGGAGGAAAAGTTTAGACCTCTATAAATCAACCACCAAATGATCTTCCGTAGTACTCTATCATATGCTTTCTCTAAGTCAATAGATAATACCACGCAGATTTTTCTTCCTTTCGCGCTAGCCATCAATCTAATAGCCTACATTCTAGATCTACATGGCATGTTCCAAATTGAATTTCTTTCATTCTTGCTGTGTTCTTAAGTTTATGCTCTAGCCCTCTTTCCCAGAGTTCCACAATGTTTTCATAAATTTTCTAATCCTAATATAGTAGTGTTGCAAACAATAATAGACATAACAGTCTCATGGGAACTTAAAACTATGCCAAAGGAGGGCAACAACTTTTTGGAGGAGGGGAAGCTACAAGAGAAGTGAACAGCTAAGGGATTAAGAGTATTGCTGAAataagaacatttccccatgaGAATCTGACGGTCCATCATGAAATTGTTTGAagtagttaaaaaattaaagatctatAATGTTAAGTATACTAAATAACTGTTTAGTGTTGCAATAAGCAAAATGAGTGATGGATGAA
Protein-coding regions in this window:
- the LOC125858543 gene encoding uncharacterized protein LOC125858543 isoform X2, with product MPPCLLQLLLYRRVEFSRFMAAISNLTRENVLLSRLKLKALVYLQKFKHTFAECERESQVSADSGIESVVEAGQIDFSKWRKLDSRNFGISRSMIPPSPRVVLKILHGEGFEAYLVGGCVRDLILNRIPKDFDIITNATLRQIKKQFRRCEIVGRIFPICRVHVKGSIVEVSSFDTVAKHAEKEEAPLVPKMPKGCPEKDFILWNNSMHRDFTINSLFFNPFVNRIYDYANAMQDLRSLKLRTLVPAHLSFGEDCARILRGLRLAARLNLSFTKEIEDAMHELSSAIMSLSNPRIMMELNYMMSYGAAEPSLSLLQRYNILEIVLPFHGTYLTQQASKQLGKSSVMLMKLFSSLDQLVTCGQPSHDSVWVALLVFHMALITHPQHVLVILTFASVLYHANWKEAVKFAEKHSEDAAVYGPEFSDSQGSISDDELAKKVAQLAVQVQKSINILTDRDSLLEAMSKFPGAPCSGLVFVSNKMGRAVELMFDILVKDVTSLKTRKDVYRIDYVSLGKGNMCETRFLLGKVILDTIIPRVTQGVKVIKEGKHILLGVDGQQKEDASHENFLENLKLMKLKFVSDDNLLNENYQLQHDIFEKKRLNHEGCSDLVEAVTKKQKIVAAEHYEELAVKKQDLIDDTYCLSQELDRVRETVTMKKFKGEDAQLPKDEIRMLLEEVKYQQHCRDATGKEKKNAVINPLNLLMNNVATKDHKFTDKYDSLQQEHSIDEVNKKLDGENHNSRGKKFASAQKGKRTVSKQSLSTLFR
- the LOC125858543 gene encoding uncharacterized protein LOC125858543 isoform X1; amino-acid sequence: MPPCLLQLLLYRRVEFSRFMAAISNLTRENVLLSRLKLKALVYLQVPCWKFKHTFAECERESQVSADSGIESVVEAGQIDFSKWRKLDSRNFGISRSMIPPSPRVVLKILHGEGFEAYLVGGCVRDLILNRIPKDFDIITNATLRQIKKQFRRCEIVGRIFPICRVHVKGSIVEVSSFDTVAKHAEKEEAPLVPKMPKGCPEKDFILWNNSMHRDFTINSLFFNPFVNRIYDYANAMQDLRSLKLRTLVPAHLSFGEDCARILRGLRLAARLNLSFTKEIEDAMHELSSAIMSLSNPRIMMELNYMMSYGAAEPSLSLLQRYNILEIVLPFHGTYLTQQASKQLGKSSVMLMKLFSSLDQLVTCGQPSHDSVWVALLVFHMALITHPQHVLVILTFASVLYHANWKEAVKFAEKHSEDAAVYGPEFSDSQGSISDDELAKKVAQLAVQVQKSINILTDRDSLLEAMSKFPGAPCSGLVFVSNKMGRAVELMFDILVKDVTSLKTRKDVYRIDYVSLGKGNMCETRFLLGKVILDTIIPRVTQGVKVIKEGKHILLGVDGQQKEDASHENFLENLKLMKLKFVSDDNLLNENYQLQHDIFEKKRLNHEGCSDLVEAVTKKQKIVAAEHYEELAVKKQDLIDDTYCLSQELDRVRETVTMKKFKGEDAQLPKDEIRMLLEEVKYQQHCRDATGKEKKNAVINPLNLLMNNVATKDHKFTDKYDSLQQEHSIDEVNKKLDGENHNSRGKKFASAQKGKRTVSKQSLSTLFR